The genomic stretch CGCTTCCGGATTCGCCAAGCTGGTTTCTCATTCTTTGGTTTCCAATTTCTCCTTTGCGTCCTGGTGCGGTTGGTGCTACTCGTTTTCATATTTCTAGTGCATCCGGAGGGAAGTTTGGGGTGCGAGTCTCGGCGAGGTAGGGTTTCGATTTGCTCTTAGCACTTTATGGTCTGATCGGTTTCTTCGAGTTCATGGGTGAAAGTGATTAAAGAATGATACTCTTTGTGAGGCGAATTTAATAGATTTGAGTAAGATATAGTACTTTATTCCGTTAGGACCTAAGCTCGTGGATAAATGAAAAGTGTAGTTTAGATATATTTGTAATATCTTTGATGATGAACTTGAAGCATTGTATTTCAATGGGAGGGTGGATTGATTTGCAGGGTGAAAGGCTTAATATATACGTAATAAATTTCCTTACTATTTCCACACTCACAACTTGGAGATCAGGAACCTCAATTCAGTTAAGATGAGGTTCAGATTTTGTGGTGATGGAGATTTCTTGGAAAGTGTTGCTTTATTATGTGGAAGCCATTTTCAAATTGAAGTTCTCCTGTTTATGTCTCTGATTACACTTCTTAAGGTTAAGGTTACCAGGGCGTGTTGTCCTGATTTTGTCTATCAGTTTTCAACATTGAGATCTCTCTTATACTCAATGCCTTCCGTAGCTGTGTTGTTCGGAGCTAATGGCATatcatttagaattttgaataGGGAAAGTACCCAAATAGGACCTCTACCAACGAAAAATTATGAGTTCTGATACTCTCAcggttttaaaaagtttttgctTAGGATTTCTATGAGGTTGTCTAGGCAAATTTTATAGGGAATTGCATGGAAACCACATGTGGCTGCATATGGCATATGCACTCTGCATGTACTGTTAAAAAACCGTATTTAGTTTCCTCAAGTCTATTTAAACAAACAAATTTACTTAGACCCATAAATTTTCCTATTCAAAATCCTAGTGTTAACTTGATAAATATGTTTGACATCAATataaatatttctttaaaattttcaatactGATGTGCATATGCTCTTGCATTCCACTATGCGATATAAAATGAGTCCATTGCATTACCACCTACTTAAACTCTTGAATCCTTGTGTCCCTTGTTTAAAAATACCCAAATTAGGCCCCTTCTACTAAAATACCCTTCTCAGTCCATGTAGGCAATTCTTCTTGTATAGACTTTACTGGCAAATCTATTGTTGGATCTGTGAATGTCAACATTCAGGTTCCACTTAGAGGTCTTAGAAATGGAACGTTAGAGCATACAAAAGCTAATATGTGATTTCATTAGTTATTAAAATATGTCAACCTCTTTCAAATCTTAATATGGATTTTGTATATGTTTAGTTGGATGTGTTGGCCAAATATGattttgccatacattgtttttCCTGGCCCTAAGAAAGATTAATTGTGTACTTCGCCAAGGGGAGCATACATGAGTGGGTGAATGTGATGGTACCTTTGTACTGTGCCTTCTTATGGTTCTCGTTTCCCATTTTCAATTATTGCGAGATTACTATCTAGCTTTTGGACTCATAGACTTTAATGCTACTGTTTGTTTAATGCTGAAACTGTCTTGCAGTCTCATATACGGAGATCTTTGCTTGTGGTTTTATCTTATCTTGATgcttttttcatgtagatcttaGTCGGGAACATAACATGGCAGGTTTGAATATGAGCCCTGAGCTTGGTGGAAGGTGAGATGTTTTTGCCCTTGTTTCATCTACCTAGGTATTACATTATTTGCTCTCATCTTAAACAACACATCTATACATTCTAAGATGGTTGTTGTTAGAGTCTTCTTGATAAAAGCATCAAGTTAGACAAGTTTATGCTCTTCTTATCTTCTattgaaattttatttgtcacTTGCTTGCTAGCTATGGTGAGAAGGTACTCTCAAATGGTGATGTCTATGTTGGAAGTTTTGATGGTTTGCTTCCTCATGGGATAGGAAGATATACCTGGTCAGATGGAATGATATATGATGGACAATgggagaaaaacaaaataactggTAGAGGAAAGATATATTGGCTATCTGGTGCAACATATGAAGGTGAATTTTGTGGAGGTTTTCTCCATGGTTCAGGTACTCTTTTTGGACTTGATGGTTCTGTCTATAAAGGTTTATGGAGGATGAATAAACAACATGGAAAGGGAGTCAAAACTTATTCTAATCTAGATGAATATGATGGTCTGTGGAGGGAGGGTTGCCAAGAAGGTCTTGGAACATACAGATGGTGTAATGACAATACTTATACTGGAAATTGGAAGGCTGGAAAGATGTATGGTAAAGGGGTTATGAAGTGGGCAAATGGTGATATATTTTATGGTGATTGGTCAGATGGATTAGAAAATGGCTCAGGCTGCTACAAATATGCGGATGGATCAATTTATATCGGAATTTGGAGTAAAGGGTTAAAGGATGGACATGGAACCTTTTTCCCTACCGGAAGCAAACTACCTAATGAACTTAGATGTCCAGAATCTGTTCTGTATGATAATATGGCACAAAGGCTTTTTCATTCTGCATTATACAGTGCCGAAGCATCAGTGAGCAAAAAGCCCTTTAACGGAAGATGTAAAATCACTAGATGGAGCACACTTGGTTACTTCCATAAATCAAAGCGAATATCACATAGGCCATCATCTCTTGGAGTCTGGAACATCGACACTAGTTGTAGCAGTTTGTCAGAGAGCACATCTCATACACAGTGTTCTTCATCTGATGGTCGCCATGTACTTGTAGATGCCTGTGTTGTAGCATATGATAGAGAGTACATGCAAGGAGTACTAATAACCGAAAGCATTAGtcattatgattttgaaaaatctcAAAGAAGTAAAAAGAAGTGGAAAATGAAGCAACAATCAAGGGGACCTGGTGAAAATATTTACAGAGGTCACAGGAACTACTATCTGATGCTAAACTTGCAACTTGGAATTAGGTAAATATCTTGAATTAGTGAGCTTGAGAACATTGTTCAGTCTTCTTTTTCATTCCTTAACTCCTTCATTTTGTAGTTGTGTAACTCATATTGCATCAAACTATTTACCAATCCTTTTATTGGATTACTCTGTGCTTTGAAGTTAATTTATTCTGATGAcagagaaatttttaaaaaatttggtagGTTTATTTCTACATAGGAATTCAAAACAAATCTCTTGCCTATTTATTAGTCTATGTAGATTTGGTTGAGCTGAGTTTTTATATATTTTGGTTGAAAAGCCCGTGCAAATAAATCTTCATCACATTGAGCCCTCTAGAGTGTTTTTTTCCTCCCTCACCCAGTTGACATCCTCTCGTTGAAAAGAATGTGAATCAAAATAATGAAAAAGGAGAATCTGAATTGAACTTGATTCAAATGCTTATGCACAAACAATTGGCTTAGTGATGttaccaaggtttaaaatcttgttCCAAGCTAGGCTTCTCCTGGCATGAACAAAATGTGGCAACGCTACATCGAGTATGCCGACATGTGCTGGACATATGAATTAAGAGGAAGGAATtggggaggagaagaggaaaaaaatagaaggagaggagaagatgcAAAAATCCAAACCCTAGCTTCTCATGGTCGCCTCATCTAGCTTGAGATAGCCTTGAGTGAAAGCTCCAACATTGTCATGGTAGTTTCTATTATCATGGAAACCTCATGTGAAAGCTTTGATGCTATCACAATTAGCATCTAGGACATAGCCGAGTTGGTCACTACGTGGTACATTTATAGAAATGGGCAAAGGTTGATTCCCGATGAAGCCGGTGGAAATAACCTCCTATGTAGTGGCCTACTCGGGGCGCCTGGGGCTTTGACCTTTTGCAGAAATTTGATGCTATCACAATCATCACAAAGCCCACGTGAAGGCTCTAATAGCATTGCTGTCATTGTTGACCTCGAGAAAGTCAAATCTGTCTCAATTGTGGAATGGGTTTTGTCTTCTTGGCCACTTTTTGTGTGTTGGTCAGCAGTTAGATTGATATATCTCACCCATGTTGATTGGCATAGAACAAATAAGAAACTGTGGATCATATTAGTTATTAGCATAGTGAAGATTGATAAAATAATCATTTGATAATAAGAAAGTTAGcttcttttcattagcatgtAACTTTCCTATTGAAATGATTCTCATGGGCTATCCTTTGTGGAATCTATCTTCCTAAGCTCTATATTTAACTtttatttgttttgattattatttGTTGCTGTAACCTCAACGTTGAGAAACTGAGTTCTCCTTTTGAAACTGACAGGTATACAGTTGGGAAAATCACACCAGTGCCTATGCGTGAAGTCCGATCCTCTGATTTTGGGCCTCGAGCTAGAATACGAATGTACTTCCCTTGTATGGGATCTCAATTTACACCTCCACATAACTCCATTGGTTTTTTTTGGAAGGACTATTGTCCTATGGTTTTTAGGTAGTTCAGCATCATTCTTTctgattctttatttaacttaAAACAATCATTTTAGACATGTATTCTAGTGATTTACATCAGCTTAGGTATTGTTTTGGTCTTCCATGTTCATGCCATGCACAAGCAGTGAGAAATAGTTCTTTATCTTGGTTTTGATGCTAGAGGTTCACCCATTTaatcaaaaatattatataaGGAACTTTGCATGAGTCTTTCCAACATTATCATTTTGTATTTTCCCAACTCCCCCTCTTTCTGTATTGGAGTATAGACTTAATGACCTACATTTCCAACTTTACTGGCCTCGACAACATGGCATGCATAGCCAGGGATGGTGGGACAGTTGGTGCAATGGGGGTGACTGCCCCAACTATCCCATAGGGAGTTAAATGGCCTTTTTATTCCTACTCAATCTAGTGAATATATTAatgcaatttaatttttttctggaATCAATTTCCCCTAAAAGTACTTGGCTTTGCAGCAAAAGTTATGAACAGTAAGAGTACATGGTTTCATAATCTATCtttccttatatatattttaatcatactcttcttgcattgcattGCATTTCTGTGATATATTCCTTTTATTTTGTTCTACTGTAGAAATTAGAAGTTCAATCTGCCTCCTAGCCTTGGGTAAATTATAAGAAGAAGATTGTGTTGATTTTTGTTTTCCATCATCAAATGATAATAGAAGTAGAGGAAAGGGTTTTCATATATTATAAGTTAGTGGTTGCACCCAATGCCCATAGTGATTAGAGTGTCTACAGCTTTATAAGTTTCAGCAGACACTTGCAGGGACACAAGCAAAAGTGCAGATGTTACAATTTACACCACCATTTGTTCACTTTTATCATTTCTTTTTAATACACAATATATCTGAATATTTGTGCCCTAATAACTACTCTGTGTCTCTTTGCACTTGCTTTGTTGGGTGATTTCTTATATGCAACCTGTCCATTTGATTGCTTGAGAGTTGGTGCTCACTGTTTTTCTTAATGCAATATGTTTTCAGGAATCTTCGTGAAATGTTTAAGATAGATGCTGCGGACTACATGATGTCCATATGTGGAGGTGATGGTCTGAAGGAGCTTTCATCTCCAGGAAAAAGCGGCAGCATATTTTACCTTTCGCAAGATGAAAGATTTGTAATAAAGACTCTGAGAAAATATGAACTTAAGGTTTGAATACTCATCTATGCATTTTATCAcagaaaaaatgaattttttttccccCACAGGGCAtttgagtgttttttttttttcaattttcaaatgTTGCTTGCTTTGGTACCATTTAAATGAAATTAGTCACATGATGTTAAATTGTCAAAATTTTGTTGTTTCCCTCCCGTCCTTGCTTTGGATTGATTGTGTAATAGATGTAAAAATGGGTATATATTCAGCGCAAAAACATTGTTATCTTTTAATTTGGCAGCATATTATACACTTTTTGTGAGCAAATCCTATACAAATTGCTAGTTGCAACTCTTTTGCATAATTTCTTATCCTGAATCCTTTatccatgatatttttgtttcaaACACACAGGAGTTTTCTTCTACATGCTGCTTGATGAAGCACCTAATATGTAGTTCTGTAGTATTCTTGGGCTCTAGTGCATTAATTTATAGGTACATCTCTTTTTTGTTTTAGAATCAATTCTTCTATCAGTTTGAATTCAGGAAGGGATAAGGTCCAAGGTCATAAGACGCTTTCAAACTGTGTAAATTTCCAACCTAATTTGGTCTAGTTTAGAAGAATTTTTAGTAGTTCCAGAAAAATGCTGCTTAACAAAGGATTCTGTCATTGCTTAACTGTGACAAAGTAGATCCACTATTAGTTGTTCATTAAACCTAGTTGGAACATAAGCAATAATTTGGATAGCAACTGCATTAgcataaaattttcaatttaactGAAGGTTCTGAATTTCAACATTTAACTTGTAGATCCTGTTAAAGATGCTTCCAAATTATTATGCTCATGTTGGAGCCTATGACAATACCCTAATAACAAAATTTTTTGGTCTCCACAGACTGACTATAAAAGGGAGGAAGGTGTGTTGACAAATTTTCATCACAGTTCTACATTTCAAATGCTTTACTGCTATTTAACATGTTGTTGTTGTAGATTCGCTTTGTTGTTATGGGAAATATGTTTCGGACAGAACTGCGAATTCACCGTCGGTATGACTTGAAGGGTTCCTCTATTGGAAGATCTACAAGCACACATAAAACTAATGGGAACACAACATTGAAGGACCTTGACTTGTCATATGTTTTTCATTTAGAGAAATCATGGCGACAGTCACTTTTTAGGTCAGCTACTTAAATTCATTGTCTTTAAGATGATGTTTAGTATCATGTTAGACTTTCATTTCTACCAGAGGCAAGGAATACATCATTCACTCAAAAACGGGCCTATCCTCTTCTACAAGTACTCAAATAGTAGAAAGATAATGGAAAACATGAGGGAATATTTGAATTTAGATCCTGGAATGTTGCTAATATTATTACTAAGGTTGCAAAGACCTTGGAAGTAGTTGTGAAAATCCTAGGTATAAAACCAGCCTCCTCCAAATGAGGGCTTGCTCCCATAATATATAACTAAATATAAAAATTAGGCAAGCCGTTAGCCTTTCCCTTTACTCAAAAAAGGTATCCTTGTCATGTTTTATCCTTTTTATAAGATTTTCCATGTTTCATATGAATGCCATGTTTTATATTCTCTCATTCCTAATAAGTTACCCTTTGCATTATTAATTGTAGTATCATTTTCACATCACTAGCTTCTTTATGGCTCTTTGCATATGATATTCCCTTTCTCTAAAATCTATCAATAAGTTGATATCCTTCATCTACCTTGATAAGTATTGATGTATTTCTGCCTCGGTGCAATGATGCAATGGTTAGGTCCTCTAACGGATAACCAAGGGATCTAAGGTTCGAGTCTTAGTTGCGGCGCATTATAGGAGATTTCCCTTCCGTGAACGCTACTATTTGGATGAGTCTCCATGAGCGCTTATCATGAGCCGATGGGAAATATCCGTGAGGCTGGGCCGATCACCTCTAGGATTAGTCGGTTTGAAGAGCTGAATACctagattatcaaaaaaaaagtATTGATGTATTTCTGCATGTCATATCACATTACTAGcttctttcttgctttctttgAATGGTCATCCCCTTCTCCAAAACCCAAGGATAAGTTGATATTTTTTAATGACCTTGATCACCGTGAGATACAATTAAGTCTGAAAAGTTGGGGAAGCTTAGTTCTAAAATGAAACTTAAATGCATCcttgttagaatttatttaaattaattaatgaaataataAATCTAAATGAATGGATATTTGAAGTAAAATGGGTCAAAGCAAATTTGAAAAATTCAAGAAAGGCATGGCCGTTGAAATGGAATGGGTGTGAATGAATAGTTGTGATACATTCAGAAAATTATGGCTGTTCATTTTAATTTGGAGCTTGGCAGTTTTTTCAGTTTTAACATTCAAAACTGAAAACAAGTTGTATCTTTTGGCACATGTCTTTTGGCAAGAGACGTATCTATTCATTGTGACTTTTGGAAGAGACTATTCAAGTCTATAAATAGAGAAGAGATTGTGAAGACAAAAACAACAAGTTTTTTGTTCTCTCATCTTTATAATATCGAATTTTTATATTCTCcaagtttcaaaatattttctattGTTGCTTATAGAAAATATTGCAAAGGCGTGTCATTGCTTCCTTAAGTAACATTGAGAGGGGACAAATATAGTTTTTAGGAAAATGTATCTCGTACGTGTTTCAAGTCTTCAACCATTTGTTTCCTAATTTTGGGAGATCACCTCATATCATTTTTCTAACAATTTCTTGCTCTACTTGGGAAATATGTCCTCAACTTGTTAAAGATACCTTGCCTTTCTTTCTCTATGCATCTCCCTTCTTCTATCTGTTCAATTGAGGGTTGAGGTTGAAGGATCGAAATAGTGATAGAGGGTGGGTGAATATCGctcattaaaaatcattttcatttcgtaaaactaaatcaaagtataacagtggaattaaaaataatagatAAGGTGACAAGGTTGGTTACTTAGTTCGGAatttgtgtcgactcctactctaagacccacgaTCCTTGATTGCATAGTTGGGCAATTTACTATAATTCGTAGAATGAAGTTTACAAGTATTATGCAAGCTAAagtaaatataccgacaatgaaaTTCAAGACAAAGATCGTCGAAGCTTTTTGGCGTCGTAGCTTGCACAGAGTTGAAGCACAGTAGAAAGATGCTCAGAAGATTACGCAGAAGTTTTGTAGTCAGCTCGGATCTCAAGGTCCTTTTATAAACTATGTTTGGTCAACTGAAAAAGCCTTTGGTCAACTGatcctttcggtcgaccgatctatctatcggtcgactgatcacacAGAATTCCTTCTTTGCCGAGATCTGATCGTTACCTCattaataacatttattattcggtcgactgatccttgagttcggtcgactgatccgctTGATTTCCTTCTTCGCTGAGATTCGATCTTCTTCATCATTAATGCTTAATCCCTGGGTTCACACTGATCCGCCCGACTTCCCAGTTTTACTCTGCGCGATCTAAATCCTGCCATatcaacttggttcggtcgactgaatctcctatttggtcgaccaatcccttcggcttctgcaaaacagagttagttccacactttataaaaaaaaatccctgcaacacaaagttagcacagtagtaTAATGCTGCATGAGTAAGAAAAGACagtaagatttgttttgatctcaacttggaaatttCTGGTTTTttaagttggatcagcgacctagggtttgtccCTTCCTAGGACACGACCTCCAAGTCACTccactccagttgcttacctcaacctacctgtcaaacatttgatcctccagacctgtttagacctgtttggactttctctgctaaGTGTTTGATCGCCTGAGCcattaagacttttcctgcaatactaaatTAGCCAACTGCAATAATAGTAACGTAAAATACTATGGTAACACTAATCTTAGGTTTACCAAGATCCACTGGTCCGCGGTCAACCGGAAACCTTTCGATCAATcttgcttggagtttactcctccaagacttctcgttacctaagattACCTCCCCTAGGATTTTTATCACATGACGTCACTCACCAAGACCTAGGATTACTTCCTCTTAAGATTTTCACCACCTAACATCACTCaccaagacctagggttacctctccctagaattttcttcactcatcaagactcaaCATCGGATCGGCCTGTCAAAGATTCGATATCAGGtatcaactttgacctaactAGACTcctttaaacatattgtcaaacaaacatcaaaatcctGGAGGTCGATTGTATCAATAGAGGTATTGGTTGGTCTGACAGTGGTAAAATTAACAATGCTAGATATGTATAGAATTATTATCTTCCTGCAAAATATTTGTCAAGAAACAATTTGATACATGAAAACATGATCCAGTATGCTAGTTAGTAGTCATAGTATGAATGGACCATTTTGTTGGAGAACTCTTGATCATGAATCTATGGTTTCATGCTTTTTGCAACTATTGATGCATACAACAGTTTTTAGGTTACAAAACCTATATATGCGAGAGCAATTAGGGGACTAATTGTATATAGTTCATATACTAAGttgttttttttgtaaaaatgacAATAATGATTTATAAACATTGGTAGAGGGTATCAAAATCAGGTTATAGCTAGGAGTTGCTCGGATCAATTTGTGTAGATCTCCATCTACGATTATGAGATCTTCTCCATTTTTAATTTATGTATCAATGTTAGCCGGAACACCTTAACACCTAAGCTGCTGAGATTCTTGAGTCCACTTAAGGCCACATAGGAGTAGATTGATGCACAATTATCTAGCTGTCTATTGATCCCAACCTTATGAGCGTATTTTGTTATTTCTTCTCTTGACCTTATGAGTGTCTTTTCATGTTTATTCTCTTTCTATGAGATTTTGGCTTATGTAATATAGAAACTAATTGATTACAAGGGCAACCAACCTTTTGTTCCTGTCACAAGGGCAACCAAACTGTTGGTTTATGTAATATAGAAACcaattgaagaaaagactgactaCGGGCttattcaagaaaaaaaatcctaGCTGAATCACACAAGTACCTTGTATCTCTTTATGCTCGATCTTGTTTACATCTTTTCATATTCTTTCTTGTTGTCACTCCTCACTGACCAGGATACATTTGTGGCTTGTGATCTGCATTTCATTTCTGATTTTGAAgttcatgataatttttttttttatatttgcggCTTCACAATGAATTTAACTTGAGTTTATTTTCATGATTACATCCTAGAGATAGCCTTCAACTCACTGAATt from Zingiber officinale cultivar Zhangliang chromosome 5B, Zo_v1.1, whole genome shotgun sequence encodes the following:
- the LOC121985591 gene encoding phosphatidylinositol 4-phosphate 5-kinase 1-like isoform X2 gives rise to the protein MAGLNMSPELGGSYGEKVLSNGDVYVGSFDGLLPHGIGRYTWSDGMIYDGQWEKNKITGRGKIYWLSGATYEGEFCGGFLHGSGTLFGLDGSVYKGLWRMNKQHGKGVKTYSNLDEYDGLWREGCQEGLGTYRWCNDNTYTGNWKAGKMYGKGVMKWANGDIFYGDWSDGLENGSGCYKYADGSIYIGIWSKGLKDGHGTFFPTGSKLPNELRCPESVLYDNMAQRLFHSALYSAEASVSKKPFNGRCKITRWSTLGYFHKSKRISHRPSSLGVWNIDTSCSSLSESTSHTQCSSSDGRHVLVDACVVAYDREYMQGVLITESISHYDFEKSQRSKKKWKMKQQSRGPGENIYRGHRNYYLMLNLQLGIRYTVGKITPVPMREVRSSDFGPRARIRMYFPCMGSQFTPPHNSIGFFWKDYCPMVFRNLREMFKIDAADYMMSICGGDGLKELSSPGKSGSIFYLSQDERFVIKTLRKYELKILLKMLPNYYAHVGAYDNTLITKFFGLHRLTIKGRKIRFVVMGNMFRTELRIHRRYDLKGSSIGRSTSTHKTNGNTTLKDLDLSYVFHLEKSWRQSLFRQISLDCKFLESQSIIDYSLLLGLHFRAPEHLKAYSESHNLPAENAGLPDNYSDAQLHEEIRNLPKGLYLVAHEPSSVSSLPGSHIRGSTLRASAAGNKEVDLLLPGTGRS
- the LOC121985591 gene encoding phosphatidylinositol 4-phosphate 5-kinase 1-like isoform X1, producing the protein MAGLNMSPELGGSYGEKVLSNGDVYVGSFDGLLPHGIGRYTWSDGMIYDGQWEKNKITGRGKIYWLSGATYEGEFCGGFLHGSGTLFGLDGSVYKGLWRMNKQHGKGVKTYSNLDEYDGLWREGCQEGLGTYRWCNDNTYTGNWKAGKMYGKGVMKWANGDIFYGDWSDGLENGSGCYKYADGSIYIGIWSKGLKDGHGTFFPTGSKLPNELRCPESVLYDNMAQRLFHSALYSAEASVSKKPFNGRCKITRWSTLGYFHKSKRISHRPSSLGVWNIDTSCSSLSESTSHTQCSSSDGRHVLVDACVVAYDREYMQGVLITESISHYDFEKSQRSKKKWKMKQQSRGPGENIYRGHRNYYLMLNLQLGIRYTVGKITPVPMREVRSSDFGPRARIRMYFPCMGSQFTPPHNSIGFFWKDYCPMVFRNLREMFKIDAADYMMSICGGDGLKELSSPGKSGSIFYLSQDERFVIKTLRKYELKILLKMLPNYYAHVGAYDNTLITKFFGLHRLTIKGRKIRFVVMGNMFRTELRIHRRYDLKGSSIGRSTSTHKTNGNTTLKDLDLSYVFHLEKSWRQSLFRQISLDCKFLESQSIIDYSLLLGLHFRAPEHLKAYSESHNLPAENAGLPDNYSDAQLHEEIRNLPKGLYLVAHEPSSVSSLPGSHIRGSTLRASAAGNKEVDLLLPGTGRLRVQLGVNMPAQANSKLLHNGLLDSAETGPIEVYDVVLYFGIIDILQEYNMTKKLEHACKSLKYNPLSISAIEPKMYSKRFISFLKEVFPE
- the LOC121985591 gene encoding phosphatidylinositol 4-phosphate 5-kinase 1-like isoform X3; translation: MAGLNMSPELGGSYGEKVLSNGDVYVGSFDGLLPHGIGRYTWSDGMIYDGQWEKNKITGRGKIYWLSGATYEGEFCGGFLHGSGTLFGLDGSVYKGLWRMNKQHGKGVKTYSNLDEYDGLWREGCQEGLGTYRWCNDNTYTGNWKAGKMYGKGVMKWANGDIFYGDWSDGLENGSGCYKYADGSIYIGIWSKGLKDGHGTFFPTGSKLPNELRCPESVLYDNMAQRLFHSALYSAEASVSKKPFNGRCKITRWSTLGYFHKSKRISHRPSSLGVWNIDTSCSSLSESTSHTQCSSSDGRHVLVDACVVAYDREYMQGVLITESISHYDFEKSQRSKKKWKMKQQSRGPGENIYRGHRNYYLMLNLQLGIRYTVGKITPVPMREVRSSDFGPRARIRMYFPCMGSQFTPPHNSIGFFWKDYCPMVFRNLREMFKIDAADYMMSICGGDGLKELSSPGKSGSIFYLSQDERFVIKTLRKYELKILLKMLPNYYAHVGAYDNTLITKFFGLHRLTIKGRKIRFVVMGNMFRTELRIHRRYDLKGSSIGRSTSTHKTNGNTTLKDLDLSYVFHLEKSWRQSLFRQISLDCKFLESQSIIDYSLLLGLHFRAPEHLKAYSESHNLPAENAGLPDNYLLGI
- the LOC121985591 gene encoding phosphatidylinositol 4-phosphate 5-kinase 1-like isoform X4, translated to MAGLNMSPELGGSYGEKVLSNGDVYVGSFDGLLPHGIGRYTWSDGMIYDGQWEKNKITGRGKIYWLSGATYEGEFCGGFLHGSGTLFGLDGSVYKGLWRMNKQHGKGVKTYSNLDEYDGLWREGCQEGLGTYRWCNDNTYTGNWKAGKMYGKGVMKWANGDIFYGDWSDGLENGSGCYKYADGSIYIGIWSKGLKDGHGTFFPTGSKLPNELRCPESVLYDNMAQRLFHSALYSAEASVSKKPFNGRCKITRWSTLGYFHKSKRISHRPSSLGVWNIDTSCSSLSESTSHTQCSSSDGRHVLVDACVVAYDREYMQGVLITESISHYDFEKSQRSKKKWKMKQQSRGPGENIYRGHRNYYLMLNLQLGIRYTVGKITPVPMREVRSSDFGPRARIRMYFPCMGSQFTPPHNSIGFFWKDYCPMVFRNLREMFKIDAADYMMSICGGDGLKELSSPGKSGSIFYLSQDERFVIKTLRKYELKILLKMLPNYYAHVGAYDNTLITKFFGLHRLTIKGRKIRFVVMGNMFRTELRIHRRYDLKGSSIGRSTSTHKTNGNTTLKDLDLSYVFHLEKSWRQSLFRQISLDCKFLESQSIIDYSLLLGLHFRAPEHLKAYSESHNLPAENAGLPDNY